One window of Ralstonia pickettii DTP0602 genomic DNA carries:
- a CDS encoding hypothetical protein (K02151: ATPeVF, ATP6S14; V-type H+-transporting ATPase subunit F [EC:3.6.3.14]) translates to MQRIPQTPRRNWPRELEKVGFHFHSLHEFNVPREVDDNTFFYWREDAAYAFSKHEIETLYAAAYDLNQRCLEAVQHVIDHDLFARLAIPQDFAQLIRTPGTATSPRCSAAST, encoded by the coding sequence ATGCAACGCATCCCCCAGACCCCGCGCCGCAACTGGCCGCGCGAACTCGAGAAGGTCGGCTTCCACTTCCATTCGCTGCACGAGTTCAACGTCCCGCGCGAAGTCGATGACAACACCTTCTTCTACTGGCGCGAAGACGCCGCCTACGCCTTCAGCAAGCACGAAATTGAAACGCTGTACGCCGCCGCGTACGACCTCAACCAGCGCTGCCTGGAAGCCGTGCAGCACGTGATCGACCACGACCTGTTCGCGCGCCTGGCCATCCCCCAGGACTTCGCGCAGCTGATCCGCACCCCTGGGACCGCGACGAGCCCACGCTGTTCGGCCGCTTCGACTTGA
- a CDS encoding MFS transporter (K03762: proP; MFS transporter, MHS family, proline/betaine transporter), whose product MNPQQELPVNPMSAVGGVLPTPARTLSARDYKTLALAALGGTLEFYDFVIYVFFATVLGALFFPPDMPDWLRQLQTFGIFAAGYLARPLGGIVIAHFGDRLGRKRMFTLSILLMAAPTLIIGLLPTYASIGVAAPLLLLAMRVLQGAAIGGEMPGAWVFVGEHVPSRHYGFGIGTLTSGITGGILLGSLVAVAINRHYSPEQVSDFAWRIPFILGGVFGLVSVYLRRFLHETPVFRELADRSNLARELPIRTVLRDHRSASMFVALLTWVLSTSIVVVVLYTPTYLQKVHHIPAALALETNAFATLTLTIGCVIVGWACDRIGTRAVMLIGWSGLFVTAYFFYGSLPGTPATLFWHYGLLGLFVGTIATVPIAGVRAFPAPVRFTGLSFAYNMSYAVFGGLTPMILTLWLQHDTMAPAHYVAVLAAVGFLLAFWPLARRGHAMRNGVASTAGHAGR is encoded by the coding sequence GTGAATCCACAACAAGAACTACCTGTGAATCCCATGAGCGCAGTTGGGGGCGTCTTGCCCACACCGGCACGCACGCTGAGTGCTCGCGACTACAAGACCTTGGCCCTGGCTGCCCTCGGCGGCACGCTCGAGTTCTACGACTTCGTCATCTACGTCTTCTTCGCCACGGTGCTGGGCGCGCTATTCTTCCCGCCCGACATGCCAGATTGGCTGCGACAACTGCAGACGTTCGGCATTTTCGCCGCCGGCTACCTGGCACGCCCGCTGGGCGGCATCGTGATCGCCCACTTTGGCGACCGGCTTGGCCGCAAGCGCATGTTCACCCTCTCGATCTTGCTGATGGCCGCGCCCACGCTGATTATCGGCCTGCTGCCCACCTACGCCAGCATCGGCGTAGCGGCGCCGCTGCTACTGCTGGCGATGCGCGTGCTGCAGGGCGCGGCCATCGGTGGCGAGATGCCCGGTGCCTGGGTGTTTGTCGGCGAACATGTGCCGAGCCGGCATTACGGTTTCGGCATCGGCACGCTGACCTCTGGCATCACGGGCGGCATTCTGCTGGGTTCGCTCGTTGCCGTCGCCATCAACCGCCATTACTCACCGGAGCAGGTGAGCGATTTCGCCTGGCGCATCCCTTTCATCCTGGGCGGCGTCTTCGGACTGGTGTCCGTGTACCTGCGCCGGTTTCTGCACGAGACCCCCGTGTTCCGCGAGTTAGCTGACCGCAGCAATCTGGCGCGCGAACTCCCGATCCGCACCGTGCTGCGCGATCACCGCTCGGCCAGCATGTTCGTTGCCCTGCTGACCTGGGTACTCTCTACCTCTATCGTCGTGGTGGTGCTGTACACGCCCACCTACCTGCAGAAGGTCCACCACATACCCGCTGCGCTCGCGCTCGAGACCAATGCGTTCGCCACCCTCACGCTGACCATCGGCTGCGTGATTGTCGGCTGGGCATGCGACCGCATCGGCACCCGCGCCGTCATGCTGATTGGCTGGAGCGGACTGTTCGTGACCGCTTACTTCTTCTACGGCAGCCTGCCTGGCACGCCTGCTACGCTGTTCTGGCACTACGGGCTGCTAGGCCTGTTCGTCGGCACCATCGCCACCGTGCCGATTGCCGGCGTGCGTGCCTTTCCGGCACCAGTGCGGTTCACCGGTCTCTCGTTTGCCTACAACATGTCTTACGCAGTCTTTGGCGGCCTCACGCCGATGATTCTCACGCTGTGGCTGCAGCACGACACCATGGCGCCTGCTCACTATGTGGCAGTGCTGGCCGCTGTCGGATTCTTGCTTGCATTCTGGCCCCTCGCCAGGCGCGGCCATGCCATGCGCAATGGCGTGGCCAGCACGGCTGGCCACGCCGGTCGATAA
- a CDS encoding membrane protein (K08989: K08989; putative membrane protein) encodes MVNAMHPALAYLIYIVTSFGLLGLFLLVYTRVTPHREFQLIREGNVAAALSLGGAALGFSLTLSLSIQHNATFGMFLLWAFGAFAVQVVAYLVAARALGGVSEAISNDNRGVGAVMGVISLSVGVVNAACLT; translated from the coding sequence ATGGTCAATGCCATGCATCCGGCGCTTGCCTACCTGATCTATATCGTCACCAGCTTTGGTTTGCTGGGGTTGTTCCTGCTGGTCTATACGCGGGTGACGCCGCATCGGGAATTCCAGCTGATTCGCGAGGGAAATGTCGCGGCGGCGTTGTCGCTGGGTGGGGCGGCGCTGGGGTTCTCGCTGACGTTGTCGTTGAGCATTCAGCATAACGCTACGTTTGGGATGTTCTTGTTGTGGGCGTTTGGGGCGTTTGCTGTGCAGGTGGTGGCTTACCTGGTGGCGGCGCGGGCGTTGGGGGGTGTCAGTGAGGCGATCTCCAATGACAACCGGGGGGTTGGGGCGGTGATGGGGGTGATTTCGTTGTCGGTGGGGGTGGTGAATGCGGCTTGTTTGACTTGA
- a CDS encoding DNA polymerase III subunit beta (K02338: DPO3B, dnaN; DNA polymerase III subunit beta [EC:2.7.7.7]) gives MQLVKTSRDNLLRPLQIVSGIVERRHTLPILANLLIRKSGSNVSFLSTDIEIQITTHAECGVGNDSVATTVAARKLLDILRAMPDGDVALSLNDKRMTVQSGKSRFALQTLAAEEFPTVAEASEFNASVTLPQKTFKHLLAMVHFAMAQQDIRYYLNGMLLVVEGKKVMAVATDGHRLAYCGVELETEAAGVGARQEVIIPRKTILELQRLLEDNDDPVQVQLAANQVKFTFANIELISKLVEGKFPDFQRVIPKGYKNAFAIDRVRLQQALQRTAILTTDKFKGVRCILDTHVLKISSTNADQEEAQEELELDYSGDALDIGFNVTYLLDVLANLKSEQVQVSLGDSNSSALITVPEDDNFKYVVMPMRI, from the coding sequence ATGCAATTGGTCAAAACCTCGCGAGACAACCTGCTGCGTCCGCTGCAAATCGTGAGCGGCATCGTGGAGCGCCGCCACACCCTCCCGATCCTGGCCAATCTGCTGATTCGCAAGTCCGGGTCGAACGTTTCCTTCCTGTCGACCGACATCGAGATCCAGATCACCACGCACGCTGAATGCGGCGTCGGCAACGACAGCGTTGCCACGACAGTGGCCGCGCGCAAGCTGCTCGACATCCTGCGTGCGATGCCTGACGGCGACGTGGCCCTGTCGCTCAACGACAAGCGCATGACCGTGCAATCCGGCAAGAGCCGCTTCGCACTGCAGACGCTGGCCGCCGAGGAATTCCCGACCGTTGCCGAAGCCAGCGAATTCAACGCCAGCGTCACGCTGCCGCAGAAGACCTTCAAGCACCTGCTGGCGATGGTCCACTTCGCCATGGCGCAGCAGGACATCCGCTACTACCTGAACGGCATGCTGCTGGTGGTCGAAGGCAAGAAGGTGATGGCAGTCGCCACCGACGGGCACCGCCTGGCGTACTGCGGCGTGGAGCTGGAAACCGAAGCCGCCGGTGTGGGCGCGCGCCAGGAAGTCATCATCCCGCGCAAGACCATCCTGGAACTGCAGCGCCTGCTGGAAGACAACGACGATCCGGTGCAGGTGCAGCTCGCCGCCAACCAGGTCAAGTTCACGTTCGCCAATATCGAACTGATCTCCAAGCTGGTCGAAGGCAAGTTCCCCGACTTCCAGCGCGTGATCCCCAAGGGCTACAAGAACGCCTTTGCGATCGACCGCGTGCGGCTGCAGCAGGCGCTGCAACGCACCGCGATCCTGACGACGGACAAATTCAAGGGCGTGCGCTGCATCCTCGACACGCACGTGCTCAAGATCAGCTCCACCAACGCCGACCAGGAAGAGGCGCAGGAAGAGCTGGAACTCGATTACTCGGGCGATGCGCTCGATATCGGATTCAACGTGACCTACCTGCTCGACGTACTCGCCAACCTGAAGAGCGAGCAGGTGCAGGTCAGCCTCGGCGACTCGAATTCGAGTGCGCTGATTACCGTGCCGGAAGACGACAACTTCAAGTACGTCGTCATGCCGATGCGCATCTGA
- the gyrB gene encoding DNA gyrase subunit B (negatively supercoils closed circular double-stranded DNA~K02470: gyrB; DNA gyrase subunit B [EC:5.99.1.3]): protein MTEQQKPQQENTYGASSIQILEGLEAVRKRPGMYIGDTSDGTGLHHLVFEVLDNSIDEALAGYCTEIQVTIHSDNSISIVDNGRGIPPLVKFDDKHEPKRSAAEIAMTELHAGGKFNQNSYKVSGGLHGVGVSCVNALSKWLRLTVRRDGQVHLIEFAKGDVQNRIVETVTGPDGQPVEVSPMKIIGATDKRGTEVHFLADEEIFTNVEFHYEILSKRIRELSFLNNGVHIKLVDQRTGKEEDFAFSGGVKGFVEYINRSKSVLHPNIFYANTEKDGIGVEVAMQWNDGYNEQVLCFTNNIPQRDGGTHLTGLRAAMTRIINKYIEENEVAKKAKVETTGDDMREGLSCVLSVKVPEPKFSSQTKDKLVSSEVRLPVEELVSKALNDFLLETPGDAKIICGKIVDAARAREAARKAREMTRRKGLMDGMGLPGKLADCQEKDPALSELFLVEGDSAGGSAKQGRDRKFQAILPLKGKILNVERARFDKMLSSQEVLTLITALGTGIGKDDYNLDKLRYHRIIIMTDADVDGSHIRTLLLTFFYRQMPDIIERGYVYIAQPPLYKIKHGKEERYIKDDVELNAYLLKLAMEKASLIRPDGTEISGDALTELARQYQLTEGVIGRLSRVVDTDALRAIADGVTLDLDSAAAAEASAVALKAKLAEMHAKTLIGAAVNDDGTADVYAQFDEKTDKHRLMIARRHHGNVRLSHLDADFVHGADYAALSNAAKTFQGLTPEGTKVQRGEGDKLRDQTVNDFHGAMQWLLSEAERGVSRQRYKGLGEMNPEQLFETTLDVTQRRLLKVQIEDAIAADQIFTTLMGDEVEPRRNFIESNALVARNIDV, encoded by the coding sequence ATGACCGAACAGCAGAAACCGCAACAGGAAAACACCTACGGAGCCTCTTCGATCCAGATCCTGGAAGGCCTGGAGGCGGTACGCAAGCGCCCGGGCATGTATATCGGCGACACCTCCGACGGCACCGGCCTGCACCACCTCGTGTTCGAGGTGCTGGACAACTCCATCGACGAAGCGCTGGCCGGCTACTGCACCGAGATCCAGGTCACCATCCACAGCGACAACTCGATCTCCATCGTCGACAACGGCCGCGGCATCCCGCCCCTGGTCAAGTTCGACGACAAGCACGAACCCAAGCGCAGCGCGGCGGAAATCGCCATGACCGAGCTGCACGCCGGCGGCAAGTTCAACCAGAACAGCTACAAGGTATCGGGCGGCCTGCACGGCGTGGGCGTGTCCTGCGTGAACGCGCTCTCCAAGTGGCTGCGCCTGACCGTGCGCCGCGACGGCCAGGTCCACCTGATCGAATTCGCCAAGGGCGACGTGCAGAACCGCATCGTCGAGACCGTGACCGGCCCCGACGGCCAGCCCGTTGAAGTCTCGCCGATGAAGATCATCGGCGCCACCGACAAGCGTGGCACCGAAGTCCACTTCCTGGCCGACGAAGAGATCTTCACCAACGTCGAATTCCACTACGAGATCCTCTCCAAGCGCATCCGCGAGCTCTCGTTCCTGAACAACGGCGTCCACATCAAGCTGGTCGACCAGCGCACCGGCAAGGAAGAAGACTTTGCCTTCTCCGGCGGCGTGAAGGGCTTTGTCGAATACATCAACCGCTCCAAGAGCGTGCTGCACCCCAACATCTTCTACGCCAATACCGAAAAAGACGGTATCGGCGTGGAGGTGGCCATGCAGTGGAACGACGGCTACAACGAGCAGGTGCTCTGCTTCACCAACAACATCCCGCAGCGTGACGGCGGCACCCACCTGACCGGCCTGCGCGCCGCGATGACGCGCATCATCAACAAGTACATCGAAGAAAACGAAGTCGCCAAGAAAGCCAAGGTGGAAACCACCGGCGACGACATGCGCGAAGGCCTGTCCTGCGTGCTCTCCGTCAAGGTGCCCGAGCCCAAGTTCAGCTCGCAGACCAAGGACAAGCTGGTCTCGTCCGAAGTGCGCCTGCCCGTGGAAGAACTCGTCAGCAAGGCCCTGAACGACTTCCTGCTGGAAACCCCGGGCGATGCCAAGATCATCTGCGGCAAGATCGTCGACGCCGCCCGCGCCCGGGAGGCTGCTCGCAAGGCCCGCGAAATGACGCGCCGCAAGGGGTTGATGGACGGCATGGGGTTGCCCGGCAAGTTGGCCGATTGCCAGGAAAAGGATCCTGCGCTGTCGGAACTCTTCCTGGTGGAGGGTGACTCTGCAGGTGGCTCTGCCAAGCAGGGCCGGGACCGTAAGTTCCAGGCCATTCTGCCGCTGAAGGGCAAGATTCTTAACGTTGAGCGTGCGCGCTTTGACAAGATGCTGTCCAGCCAGGAAGTGCTGACGCTGATTACCGCGCTTGGTACCGGCATCGGCAAGGATGACTACAACCTGGACAAGCTGCGCTACCACCGCATCATCATCATGACCGATGCTGACGTGGATGGATCGCACATTCGTACGCTGCTGCTGACGTTCTTCTATCGGCAGATGCCTGACATTATCGAGCGCGGGTATGTCTATATCGCGCAGCCGCCGCTGTACAAGATCAAGCATGGGAAGGAAGAGCGGTACATCAAGGATGATGTTGAGCTCAATGCTTATCTGTTGAAGTTGGCGATGGAGAAGGCATCGTTGATTCGTCCGGATGGCACGGAAATCAGCGGTGATGCGCTGACTGAGCTGGCGCGTCAGTATCAGCTGACTGAAGGGGTGATTGGGCGTCTGTCGCGTGTTGTTGATACGGATGCGCTGCGTGCTATTGCGGATGGCGTGACGCTGGACCTGGATAGCGCTGCTGCGGCGGAAGCTTCAGCTGTGGCGTTGAAGGCCAAGCTGGCTGAGATGCATGCCAAGACGTTGATTGGGGCGGCTGTTAATGATGACGGTACGGCTGATGTGTATGCGCAGTTTGATGAGAAGACTGACAAGCATCGGCTGATGATTGCGCGGCGTCATCATGGCAACGTGCGGTTGTCCCATTTGGATGCGGATTTTGTGCATGGGGCGGATTACGCGGCGCTGTCCAATGCCGCCAAGACTTTCCAGGGGCTGACGCCGGAAGGGACTAAGGTGCAGCGGGGTGAAGGGGATAAGCTGCGGGATCAGACGGTGAATGATTTCCACGGTGCCATGCAGTGGCTGTTGTCTGAGGCTGAGCGTGGGGTTTCTCGTCAGCGCTATAAGGGGCTGGGTGAGATGAATCCTGAGCAGTTGTTTGAGACTACGCTTGATGTCACCCAACGCCGCTTGCTGAAGGTGCAGATTGAGGATGCTATTGCGGCGGATCAGATCTTTACCACGCTGATGGGGGATGAGGTGGAGCCGCGGCGGAACTTCATTGAGAGTAATGCGTTGGTGGCGCGGAATATTGATGTTTGA
- a CDS encoding XRE family transcriptional regulator (K07117: K07117) produces the protein MNATENTPPVRLLTPAELAVCIKVFRDARQWTQEQLAVVAELNVRTVQRVEQGWPVGPDTCRALANAFDFLDIDALNKPFAIPPEDELKAAQEQFNQEHAAFAALPLTTGKQLADLAQTSTMDMSQLAFEMGREADKRFTALMEYFRDYRDGQGAYTEAQKREAADTMQANIDVLKTLGVSLRYAEREVLLKGNSDPDRSMPANVLYVIGFPLGKEPKLFATPTSVEIRL, from the coding sequence ATGAACGCGACGGAAAACACGCCACCAGTCCGCCTGCTGACCCCCGCCGAGTTGGCTGTCTGCATCAAGGTGTTCCGCGACGCCCGGCAATGGACGCAAGAGCAGTTGGCCGTGGTCGCCGAGCTCAACGTGCGAACCGTTCAGCGCGTCGAGCAAGGCTGGCCGGTCGGCCCCGACACCTGCCGGGCACTGGCCAACGCGTTCGATTTCCTGGACATCGACGCGCTCAACAAGCCATTCGCGATTCCACCGGAAGACGAACTCAAGGCTGCGCAGGAACAGTTCAACCAGGAGCACGCCGCCTTCGCGGCGCTTCCGCTGACCACGGGTAAGCAGTTGGCCGATCTGGCGCAGACCAGCACGATGGACATGTCGCAACTGGCCTTCGAGATGGGCCGCGAAGCGGATAAACGCTTCACCGCGCTGATGGAATATTTCCGCGACTACCGGGATGGCCAGGGCGCCTATACCGAAGCACAGAAGCGCGAGGCGGCTGACACGATGCAAGCCAACATCGATGTGCTCAAGACCCTTGGCGTTTCGCTACGCTATGCCGAGCGCGAAGTGCTGCTGAAGGGGAACTCGGACCCGGACAGATCAATGCCAGCTAACGTTCTGTACGTGATCGGGTTTCCGCTCGGCAAGGAGCCCAAGCTATTCGCCACGCCAACTTCCGTTGAGATCCGCCTGTAG
- a CDS encoding glutathionylspermidine synthase (phage-associated protein~K01917: E6.3.1.8; glutathionylspermidine synthase [EC:6.3.1.8]) has product MTLVEHGVPKLYEFNADTPTSLIESAVAQWYWKDTVQPQADQFNSLHEALVARWQWLRQHYRNASVLHFACMFDSQEDICNTEYLMDTALQAGWSVKLVDLQDIGTDGRGGFYDADDVPMEVVFKLYPWEWMATSDYRDQLAHSPVRWVEPPWKAVLSNKAILPILWEPFPGHPNLLEASFDPSRFAGQPHAKKPFLSREGESVTLLTPEGHVHNPGEYGEEGFFYQAYSPPRRFDGRYTTLGVWIVDDVPSGLCVREESGPIARNTSFFVPHYFTNE; this is encoded by the coding sequence TTGACGCTGGTCGAGCACGGCGTGCCGAAGCTGTACGAGTTCAATGCCGACACCCCCACCTCGCTGATCGAATCCGCCGTGGCGCAGTGGTACTGGAAAGACACCGTGCAGCCGCAGGCCGACCAGTTCAACAGCCTGCACGAGGCGCTGGTGGCGCGCTGGCAATGGCTGCGCCAGCACTACCGCAACGCCAGCGTGCTGCACTTCGCGTGCATGTTCGACAGCCAGGAAGACATCTGCAACACCGAGTACCTGATGGACACCGCGCTGCAGGCCGGCTGGTCAGTCAAGCTGGTCGACCTGCAAGACATCGGCACCGACGGCCGCGGCGGCTTCTATGACGCCGACGACGTGCCGATGGAAGTCGTCTTCAAGCTCTACCCGTGGGAATGGATGGCCACCTCCGACTACCGCGACCAGCTCGCGCACAGCCCCGTGCGCTGGGTCGAGCCGCCATGGAAGGCCGTGCTGTCCAACAAGGCCATCCTGCCGATCCTGTGGGAGCCGTTCCCGGGACACCCCAACCTGCTCGAAGCCAGCTTCGACCCCAGCCGCTTCGCCGGCCAGCCGCACGCCAAAAAGCCCTTCCTGTCGCGCGAAGGCGAAAGCGTGACCCTGCTCACCCCGGAAGGCCACGTCCACAACCCCGGCGAGTATGGCGAGGAAGGCTTCTTCTACCAGGCCTACTCGCCGCCGCGGCGCTTTGACGGCCGCTACACCACGCTGGGCGTCTGGATCGTCGACGACGTACCCAGCGGCCTGTGCGTGCGCGAGGAATCCGGGCCCATCGCCAGGAACACCAGTTTCTTCGTTCCACACTACTTCACGAACGAGTAA
- a CDS encoding hypothetical protein (K00808: hss; homospermidine synthase [EC:2.5.1.44]), translated as MVAHGANPGLVSVLVKAALIALAGDVGLQLPEPEDCVGWAALARALDVRVIQVAEYDSQQAPGYPRDGEFANTWSAEGFITECLQDAELGWGTHEPTLPPDGYRHDYGSGAGHRAGPARAPHARAVVVATAWALRRVPDHAQ; from the coding sequence TTGGTCGCGCATGGCGCCAATCCCGGGCTGGTGTCCGTGCTGGTCAAGGCCGCGCTGATAGCGCTGGCCGGCGACGTGGGATTGCAGTTGCCGGAGCCTGAAGACTGCGTCGGCTGGGCCGCACTGGCGCGCGCCCTCGACGTGCGCGTCATCCAGGTCGCCGAGTACGACAGCCAGCAAGCCCCCGGCTACCCGCGCGACGGCGAATTCGCCAACACCTGGTCCGCCGAAGGCTTCATCACCGAATGCCTGCAGGACGCCGAACTCGGCTGGGGCACACATGAGCCCACGCTGCCGCCCGACGGTTATCGCCACGACTACGGCAGCGGCGCGGGCCATCGCGCTGGACCGGCCCGGGCACCGCACGCGCGTGCGGTCGTGGTCGCCACAGCATGGGCCCTTCGACGCGTACCTGATCACGCACAATGA